In Syntrophales bacterium, the genomic window CCGCTGGTGCTAAAAAACGATCGGCTGCTTCGATGAGGGATTTTGTTGATGTTTCAAAGACACGATTGCGGAAGTTCTGACGATCTTTATCAGTAATGCCCGCAAAGTTGCGGATCATAGCTATGTATCCCCTGCCTGATGGGTCCATCGGCCTGTCGAGCAATCCTATGGTGCCGATAATTGCTTTTTCAAGTTCTTCTGCTTTAATTATGTTTCCTGATATAAAGGAGACGGCGCCGTCATAGACCTTCAGTGTTTCAACTAAGTGGGGATCCCTGTATGAGAGGAATGAAAAGTTGCCGCACATCGGGTCATACTGTGACATCCCGCCATATGCCCCGCCCTGGACTCTGATATTCTTATAGAGATAACTGCTTGAGAGTTGCCGTGCCATGACCATGAGGGTTGGCGAGAGTGGATCTGAATATGTCGGCGCCGGAAAGACCTTTGCCACATAACAGACCTGTGCGGGTATGGCAACACCGCGGTATTTCGAGTGCAATTCGGGAATAGAAGGAACCCCTCGACTTCCGCCACCGGCCAGTCGCCCTGCCAGACCTTTTATACTTTCAATAATGAGATCAATTCCTTCGGAATCTCCCGTCAGGTTCAGAGTGAGCCGCTCCTTCCGGAAGATCCTCTTTTGCAGGCGGGAGAGCTTTTTAGAAAGCTCTCCTTTCCGGTTTCCGAACCCTTCGGAGATCATTTTCAGGAATTTAAGCTGTGTCCTTCCGTTCCACTGTTCATCGCGATATGCCGGTGTGGAAAGTGCTGCGGCGGCAGTCCGGTGTGCAAAGAGATGACCGGAGGGAATCACAGCAGAATGTAAATTGTTTTTGGCCTCCAGGATCAGGTTCCGCATGCGTTCCTCATCTGAGAGATCTCCTTCCGTCAATATGTCTGAAACGATATTTACGGCATCGGGCACGTTTCGGTGGAGCGCCTTTGTCCTGAAGATTATCTTCTGCCAGTTGTCTTTTCCATCTGTGGTCATACCTGCTGTGAGATTGTGCCAGAGCCCCCCTGTGTTCAAAGTAATCCGCCGTGCCATTTCCTCGTAGCCAAGACCCGCCGCGCCCATGCCGGCGGTAAGCTTTCCCAGGAGAGGGAGATAGGGCTGCAGATTTTCAGGAATATCGGAGACGTCAAAGGCGATATCAAGATAAGCGATGCCATTTGCAAAGATTTCATGTTGTAGTGCGGCAATTCCTGCAATTGTAGTTTCTTCAGTTGGGATTTTATCTGTAATTCGAGGTATATTTTCTAAATCCAGTCTTGGCAGCGTAGCCAGTGCCTCAGGTGTGTCCGGTTCCATCTGCGTCTTTTTGAGCGAAAAAGACTTGCTTCTAATATCTTCCAGTTTCTTTGGCGAAAGTGAAGCCTTGAATCGAGACATCCTTTTTCCGAATGCGGCTTCTCTTTCCCCGGTATAGGTCTGGCTCGGTTCCATGATTGAGAGAAGTCGATGAGGGTTGTCGATAAACCATTTCTGAACAACTTTCTGAAAAAGCCGGGGTTCTTCTTCCCATCTTTTTCTGATTTTCTCTATTGTCTGAGGGAATTTAAGGCCGACCATCGGGTCACCGTCGTAAAGCCAGGTATGGTAAACCCTTCCCATAAGTGTAATGCCGTACGGTATCCGGTTGCGAACGATCTCTTTGCCGCCAAATTCCACCCGGTGAAGCACACCTTCAATCACCTCCCGTTCAAAACCGGTCTCTGCCACCTTTTGCAAAGTCTCAAGGATCAATTCTTCAATATGTTCTGACTTGTCGGGATCAGTTCCTCGAATCCCCACAGCGAATGCAACCTGTTTTAGGTCCTGCTCAAGGCCGGTCACGGGAGAGAGGTCTTCGCCAAGGTTTGAATCAATCAGGGCCTTGCGAAGCGGCCCCGCCGCACTACCGATCAGTGCTCCGGATACAATCTTTAGAAGAAGCACGGTTTCATGATCGGTATTTTCTGTCATCATCCACGCCATATTTACTGTGGTCTTTCTTTTAAGGTTCTCTCCCTTCCCGATGGGATATAGGCCATGCTTTCTGTATGGTTTTTCCCACCGCCTTTGAGTTTCAATGTCGGAATTGACCTGCACATAATCAAAGCCGGACAACATCTCTTTTAAAAAAACCAGGTGATCCTCTGTAGAAATATTCCCGTAGAGGAAAAAACGGGCATTTGTTGGTGAATAGTAGGTATGGTGAAATTTCTTTAACTGTTCATAGGTAAGAGATGGAAT contains:
- a CDS encoding insulinase family protein, yielding MNKLKYCPEPTLKTGERKHGFHVLRIEQIPDIRVTAYEIEHVKTGAKVLHLHGDDKENLYSIGFRTPPEDSTGIAHILEHSVLAGSEKFPLKDVFNELARGTLQTFINAFTYPDKTIYPVASQVRSDFFNLARVYTDLVLKPLLSKETFNQEGHHLEFEDTEKIESDLKISGIVYNEMKGAYSSPDALMYKAIQKNLYPNITYAFDSGGDPDVIPSLTYEQLKKFHHTYYSPTNARFFLYGNISTEDHLVFLKEMLSGFDYVQVNSDIETQRRWEKPYRKHGLYPIGKGENLKRKTTVNMAWMMTENTDHETVLLLKIVSGALIGSAAGPLRKALIDSNLGEDLSPVTGLEQDLKQVAFAVGIRGTDPDKSEHIEELILETLQKVAETGFEREVIEGVLHRVEFGGKEIVRNRIPYGITLMGRVYHTWLYDGDPMVGLKFPQTIEKIRKRWEEEPRLFQKVVQKWFIDNPHRLLSIMEPSQTYTGEREAAFGKRMSRFKASLSPKKLEDIRSKSFSLKKTQMEPDTPEALATLPRLDLENIPRITDKIPTEETTIAGIAALQHEIFANGIAYLDIAFDVSDIPENLQPYLPLLGKLTAGMGAAGLGYEEMARRITLNTGGLWHNLTAGMTTDGKDNWQKIIFRTKALHRNVPDAVNIVSDILTEGDLSDEERMRNLILEAKNNLHSAVIPSGHLFAHRTAAAALSTPAYRDEQWNGRTQLKFLKMISEGFGNRKGELSKKLSRLQKRIFRKERLTLNLTGDSEGIDLIIESIKGLAGRLAGGGSRGVPSIPELHSKYRGVAIPAQVCYVAKVFPAPTYSDPLSPTLMVMARQLSSSYLYKNIRVQGGAYGGMSQYDPMCGNFSFLSYRDPHLVETLKVYDGAVSFISGNIIKAEELEKAIIGTIGLLDRPMDPSGRGYIAMIRNFAGITDKDRQNFRNRVFETSTKSLIEAADRFLAPAEESSSVAVYAASERLSKANETLVPKLEIESLA